One genomic window of Gallus gallus isolate bGalGal1 chromosome 34, bGalGal1.mat.broiler.GRCg7b, whole genome shotgun sequence includes the following:
- the STAT2 gene encoding signal transducer and activator of transcription 2 isoform X1, which produces MAQWQEVQQLPPTHLERVHQLYTNAALPMTVRQSLADWIEDQDWQQAAEPFSSHARMLFHSLLTLLGEQLGSLGPGDEDFMLKHNLRKARIDLQAAFEEHPENFANLVANLLQEERCILRRAQAKGQVEATPAPSTASQSSQEQEIQQRLTEFRTALQEAERAFRHMEDLQDTFDFSYKMYYRPGQDHSHDPQYAQHIQALQAKLQSLDRQRREVVAQIQQLLGRSETLRDFLQQELSAWHERQQRSCLGAPTDTCLLQLQGWFTALGEGLFQLLQLLRAVGELRQKVTYEQDPLQSELPLLEKRLQEQLTCLLQSAFVVEQQPCMPNTPKRPLVLRTANKFCTRARLLVRLHDRNHRMEANIHIDRDPPKTRGFRKFNILTSSSKTVLVGDSPREGLVCDFQYLTLKEQKGGGSGKGSRGTNEGPLAVTEELHLITFTLAYAYCGLELKLETSTLPFVIISNNNQLSSAWASVLWFNMLSPNPKDQQFFTTPPPAPWPRLAEVLSWQFQSTAERGLSREHLHMLAEKLFGSKPPPDSALPWTKFSKDGAAGFSFWAWLDGILALLHDHLKQLWKDGLILGFVSRKQEKKLLKVKRSGTFLIRFSESVLGGVTCTWVEHPESGPPAFRAVVPYTAAELASLALPDIIRDYQLLAEENIPENPLLFLYPDVARDEAFGPYYSQRQEGILTKKKEYLNQRLIRVSSRQPHETWQTQEELVMTTEDLETLRLNSGGQQPVSPGTVPGGDRTPGTPQAVSPGLQQAVAAGLGMQQPGSQIPVLPSPQQLGSGSLGVLQTGMGDLGLPVVLQVVQVGPGGQGVLPIGGGAVGPLLGSGTAELLLGNGAAELLPSGLGDLEGLPLQEPELEVGAGQLEATELLPTLDGAWSRWTAPCSWTPATPSCRSPRTWPCRPPLRSSLQTAISHRSTSTPATSSDPSRPPRVNKPLPPHQPVVLLGQPWCGVVAESSSSLPSPLLETHKYPV; this is translated from the exons aTGGCGCAGTGGCAGGAGGTGCAGCAGTTGCCCCCCACCCACCTGGAACGCGTACACCAACTGTACACCAACGCCGCGCTGCCCATGACCGTCCGGCAGAGCCTGGCGGATTGGATCGAGGACCAGGACTg GCAGCAGGCGGCCGAGCCCTTCTCGTCCCACGCGCGGATGCTGTTCCATTCGCTGCTGAcgctgctgggggagcagctgggcagcctggggcCGGGCGATGAGGACTTCATGCTGAAGCACAACCTGCGCAAGGCGCGCATCGACCTGCAG GCTGCCTTTGAGGAGCACCCCGAGAACTTTGCCAACCTGGTGGCCaatctgctgcaggaggagcggTGCATCCTGCGGAGGGCGCAGGCGAAGGGGCAG GTGGAGGccaccccagcacccagcacggcctcacagagcagccaggagcaggagaTCCAGCAGCGCCTGACCGAGTTCCGCACCGCTCTGCAG gAAGCTGAGCGTGCATTCCGACACATGGAGGACCTGCAGGACACCTTTGACTTCAGCTACAAGATGTACTACCGGCCGG gcCAGGACCACTCCCACGACCCTCAGTACGCACAGCACATCCAAGCACTCCAGGCCAAGCTGCAGTCCCTGGACCGGCAGCGACGG GAGGTGGTGGCGCAgattcagcagctgctggggcgCAGTGAGACCCTGCGGGacttcctgcagcaggagctgagcgcGTGGCATGAGAGGCAGCAGCGCAGCTGCCTGGGAGCCCCCACTGAtacctgcctgctgcagctgcagggctg GTTCACGGCGCTGGGCGAGGggctcttccagctgctgcagctgctgcggGCAGTGGGAGAGCTGCGACAAAAGGTGACCTACGAGCAGGACCCGCTGCAGTCCGAGCTGCCGCTGCTGGAGAAgcggctgcaggagcagctcacCTGCCTGCTGCAAAG tgcctTCGTGgtggagcagcagccctgcatgcCCAACACCCCCAAGCGCCCGCTGGTGCTGCGGACGGCCAACAAGTTCTGCACGCGCGCCCGCCTGCTGGTCCGCCTGCACGACCGCAACCACCGCATGGAGGCCAACATCCACATCGACAG GGACCCACCGAAGACGCGAGG GTTCCGCAAATTCAACATCCTGACCTCGAGCAGCAAAACCGTCCTGGTTGGGGACAGCCCCCGGGAGGGGTTGGTCTGCGACTTCCAGTACCTC ACACTGAAGGAGCAGAAGGGTGGAGGGTCGGGCAAAGGCAGCAGAGGCACCAATGAG GGTCCCCTGGCTGTGACTGAGGAGCTTCATCTCATCACCTTCACGCTGGCATATGCATACTGTGGGCTGGAGCTGAAGCTTGAG ACCTCCACGCTGCCCTTCGTCATCATCTCCAACAACAACCAGCTCTCCAGCGCCTGGGCCTCCGTGCTCTGGTTCAACATGCTGAGCCCCAACCCCAAG GACCAACAGTTCTTCACCacaccacccccagccccatggcccCGGCTGGCAGAGGTGCTGAGTTGGCAGttccaaagcacagctgagcGGGGCCTGAGCCGGGAGCACCTGCACATGTTGGCTGAGAAGCTCTTCG gctcaAAGCCACCTCCGGACAGTGCCTTACCCTGGACCAAGTTCTCCAAG GATGGTGCTGCGGGTTTCTCCTTCTGGGCCTggctggatgggatcctggcGCTGCTGCACGACCACTTGAAGCAGCTCTGGAAGGATGG gctcaTCCTGGGCTTCGTGAGCCgtaaacaggaaaagaaactgctgaagGTGAAGCGGTCGGGAACGTTCCTGATTCGGTTCAGTGAGAGCGTGCTGGGGGGGGTCACCTGCACCTGGGTGGAGCACCCCGAGAGCG gaccccccgCCTTCCGTGCCGTCGTCCCCTACACCGCAGCCGAGCTGGCATCGCTGGCGCTGCCCGACATCATCCGTGATTACCAACTGCTGGCAGAGGAGAACATCCCCGAGAACCCATTGCTCTTCCTCTACCCCGACGTGGCCCGTGACGAAGCCTTTGGGCCCTACTACAGCCAACGGCAAGAGG gGATCCTGACCAAGAAGAAGGAGTACCTGAACCAGCGCCTCATCCGCGTGTCCTCCAG GCAGCCCCATGAGACGTGGCAGACGCAGGAGGAGTTGGTGATGACCACGGAGGACCTGGAGACGCTGAGGTTGAATAGCGGTGGGCAACAGCCCGTGAGCCCGGGGACGGTGCCAGGGGGGGACAGGACCCCCGGGACACCTCAGGCTGtgagcccagggctgcagcaggcgGTGGCTGCGGGACTGGGGATGCAGCAGCCAGGATCCCAAATCCCGGTGCTGCCATCCCCGCAGCAATTGGGGTCAGGGAGTTTGGGGGTGCTGCAGACAGGGATGGGGGACCTGGGGCTGCCCGTTGTGCTGCAGGTGGTGCAGGTGGGGCCCGGGGGGCAGGGGGTGCTGCCCATAGGGGGCGGTGCCGTAGGGCCGCTGTTGGGGAGCGgtactgcagagctgctgttggggAACGGCGCCGCGGAGCTGCTGCCGTCGGGGCTGGGGGACCTGGAGGGGCTGCCGCTGCAGGAGCCGGAGCTGGAGGTGGGAGCGGGGCAGCTGGAGGCGACGGAGCTGCTGCCCACCCTGGACGGTGCGTGGAGCCGATGG ACAGCGCCGTGCTCCTGGACCCCAGCGACCCCTTCCTGCCGCAGTCCGAGGACGTGGCCCTGCCGGCCACCGCTTCGCTCTTCACTGCAGACGGCGATTTCCCACCGCTCCACATCGACGCCAGCGACTTCCAGTGACCCCTCCCGGCCCCCTCGTGTAAATAAACCCCTTCCTCCCCATCAGCCCGTGGTGCTGTTAGGGCAGCCCTGGTGCGGCGTTGtagcagagagcagctcctcGTTGCCCAGCCCTTTATTAGAAACCCATAAATACCCCGTATAA
- the STAT2 gene encoding signal transducer and activator of transcription 2 isoform X3: MLFHSLLTLLGEQLGSLGPGDEDFMLKHNLRKARIDLQAAFEEHPENFANLVANLLQEERCILRRAQAKGQVEATPAPSTASQSSQEQEIQQRLTEFRTALQEAERAFRHMEDLQDTFDFSYKMYYRPGQDHSHDPQYAQHIQALQAKLQSLDRQRREVVAQIQQLLGRSETLRDFLQQELSAWHERQQRSCLGAPTDTCLLQLQGWFTALGEGLFQLLQLLRAVGELRQKVTYEQDPLQSELPLLEKRLQEQLTCLLQSAFVVEQQPCMPNTPKRPLVLRTANKFCTRARLLVRLHDRNHRMEANIHIDRDPPKTRGFRKFNILTSSSKTVLVGDSPREGLVCDFQYLTLKEQKGGGSGKGSRGTNEGPLAVTEELHLITFTLAYAYCGLELKLETSTLPFVIISNNNQLSSAWASVLWFNMLSPNPKDQQFFTTPPPAPWPRLAEVLSWQFQSTAERGLSREHLHMLAEKLFGSKPPPDSALPWTKFSKDGAAGFSFWAWLDGILALLHDHLKQLWKDGLILGFVSRKQEKKLLKVKRSGTFLIRFSESVLGGVTCTWVEHPESGPPAFRAVVPYTAAELASLALPDIIRDYQLLAEENIPENPLLFLYPDVARDEAFGPYYSQRQEGILTKKKEYLNQRLIRVSSRQPHETWQTQEELVMTTEDLETLRLNSGGQQPVSPGTVPGGDRTPGTPQAVSPGLQQAVAAGLGMQQPGSQIPVLPSPQQLGSGSLGVLQTGMGDLGLPVVLQVVQVGPGGQGVLPIGGGAVGPLLGSGTAELLLGNGAAELLPSGLGDLEGLPLQEPELEVGAGQLEATELLPTLDGAWSRWTAPCSWTPATPSCRSPRTWPCRPPLRSSLQTAISHRSTSTPATSSDPSRPPRVNKPLPPHQPVVLLGQPWCGVVAESSSSLPSPLLETHKYPV, from the exons ATGCTGTTCCATTCGCTGCTGAcgctgctgggggagcagctgggcagcctggggcCGGGCGATGAGGACTTCATGCTGAAGCACAACCTGCGCAAGGCGCGCATCGACCTGCAG GCTGCCTTTGAGGAGCACCCCGAGAACTTTGCCAACCTGGTGGCCaatctgctgcaggaggagcggTGCATCCTGCGGAGGGCGCAGGCGAAGGGGCAG GTGGAGGccaccccagcacccagcacggcctcacagagcagccaggagcaggagaTCCAGCAGCGCCTGACCGAGTTCCGCACCGCTCTGCAG gAAGCTGAGCGTGCATTCCGACACATGGAGGACCTGCAGGACACCTTTGACTTCAGCTACAAGATGTACTACCGGCCGG gcCAGGACCACTCCCACGACCCTCAGTACGCACAGCACATCCAAGCACTCCAGGCCAAGCTGCAGTCCCTGGACCGGCAGCGACGG GAGGTGGTGGCGCAgattcagcagctgctggggcgCAGTGAGACCCTGCGGGacttcctgcagcaggagctgagcgcGTGGCATGAGAGGCAGCAGCGCAGCTGCCTGGGAGCCCCCACTGAtacctgcctgctgcagctgcagggctg GTTCACGGCGCTGGGCGAGGggctcttccagctgctgcagctgctgcggGCAGTGGGAGAGCTGCGACAAAAGGTGACCTACGAGCAGGACCCGCTGCAGTCCGAGCTGCCGCTGCTGGAGAAgcggctgcaggagcagctcacCTGCCTGCTGCAAAG tgcctTCGTGgtggagcagcagccctgcatgcCCAACACCCCCAAGCGCCCGCTGGTGCTGCGGACGGCCAACAAGTTCTGCACGCGCGCCCGCCTGCTGGTCCGCCTGCACGACCGCAACCACCGCATGGAGGCCAACATCCACATCGACAG GGACCCACCGAAGACGCGAGG GTTCCGCAAATTCAACATCCTGACCTCGAGCAGCAAAACCGTCCTGGTTGGGGACAGCCCCCGGGAGGGGTTGGTCTGCGACTTCCAGTACCTC ACACTGAAGGAGCAGAAGGGTGGAGGGTCGGGCAAAGGCAGCAGAGGCACCAATGAG GGTCCCCTGGCTGTGACTGAGGAGCTTCATCTCATCACCTTCACGCTGGCATATGCATACTGTGGGCTGGAGCTGAAGCTTGAG ACCTCCACGCTGCCCTTCGTCATCATCTCCAACAACAACCAGCTCTCCAGCGCCTGGGCCTCCGTGCTCTGGTTCAACATGCTGAGCCCCAACCCCAAG GACCAACAGTTCTTCACCacaccacccccagccccatggcccCGGCTGGCAGAGGTGCTGAGTTGGCAGttccaaagcacagctgagcGGGGCCTGAGCCGGGAGCACCTGCACATGTTGGCTGAGAAGCTCTTCG gctcaAAGCCACCTCCGGACAGTGCCTTACCCTGGACCAAGTTCTCCAAG GATGGTGCTGCGGGTTTCTCCTTCTGGGCCTggctggatgggatcctggcGCTGCTGCACGACCACTTGAAGCAGCTCTGGAAGGATGG gctcaTCCTGGGCTTCGTGAGCCgtaaacaggaaaagaaactgctgaagGTGAAGCGGTCGGGAACGTTCCTGATTCGGTTCAGTGAGAGCGTGCTGGGGGGGGTCACCTGCACCTGGGTGGAGCACCCCGAGAGCG gaccccccgCCTTCCGTGCCGTCGTCCCCTACACCGCAGCCGAGCTGGCATCGCTGGCGCTGCCCGACATCATCCGTGATTACCAACTGCTGGCAGAGGAGAACATCCCCGAGAACCCATTGCTCTTCCTCTACCCCGACGTGGCCCGTGACGAAGCCTTTGGGCCCTACTACAGCCAACGGCAAGAGG gGATCCTGACCAAGAAGAAGGAGTACCTGAACCAGCGCCTCATCCGCGTGTCCTCCAG GCAGCCCCATGAGACGTGGCAGACGCAGGAGGAGTTGGTGATGACCACGGAGGACCTGGAGACGCTGAGGTTGAATAGCGGTGGGCAACAGCCCGTGAGCCCGGGGACGGTGCCAGGGGGGGACAGGACCCCCGGGACACCTCAGGCTGtgagcccagggctgcagcaggcgGTGGCTGCGGGACTGGGGATGCAGCAGCCAGGATCCCAAATCCCGGTGCTGCCATCCCCGCAGCAATTGGGGTCAGGGAGTTTGGGGGTGCTGCAGACAGGGATGGGGGACCTGGGGCTGCCCGTTGTGCTGCAGGTGGTGCAGGTGGGGCCCGGGGGGCAGGGGGTGCTGCCCATAGGGGGCGGTGCCGTAGGGCCGCTGTTGGGGAGCGgtactgcagagctgctgttggggAACGGCGCCGCGGAGCTGCTGCCGTCGGGGCTGGGGGACCTGGAGGGGCTGCCGCTGCAGGAGCCGGAGCTGGAGGTGGGAGCGGGGCAGCTGGAGGCGACGGAGCTGCTGCCCACCCTGGACGGTGCGTGGAGCCGATGG ACAGCGCCGTGCTCCTGGACCCCAGCGACCCCTTCCTGCCGCAGTCCGAGGACGTGGCCCTGCCGGCCACCGCTTCGCTCTTCACTGCAGACGGCGATTTCCCACCGCTCCACATCGACGCCAGCGACTTCCAGTGACCCCTCCCGGCCCCCTCGTGTAAATAAACCCCTTCCTCCCCATCAGCCCGTGGTGCTGTTAGGGCAGCCCTGGTGCGGCGTTGtagcagagagcagctcctcGTTGCCCAGCCCTTTATTAGAAACCCATAAATACCCCGTATAA
- the STAT2 gene encoding signal transducer and activator of transcription 2 isoform X2 encodes MAQWQEVQQLPPTHLERVHQLYTNAALPMTVRQSLADWIEDQDWQQAAEPFSSHARMLFHSLLTLLGEQLGSLGPGDEDFMLKHNLRKARIDLQAAFEEHPENFANLVANLLQEERCILRRAQAKGQVEATPAPSTASQSSQEQEIQQRLTEFRTALQEAERAFRHMEDLQDTFDFSYKMYYRPGQDHSHDPQYAQHIQALQAKLQSLDRQRREVVAQIQQLLGRSETLRDFLQQELSAWHERQQRSCLGAPTDTCLLQLQGWFTALGEGLFQLLQLLRAVGELRQKVTYEQDPLQSELPLLEKRLQEQLTCLLQSAFVVEQQPCMPNTPKRPLVLRTANKFCTRARLLVRLHDRNHRMEANIHIDRDPPKTRGFRKFNILTSSSKTVLVGDSPREGLVCDFQYLTLKEQKGGGSGKGSRGTNEGPLAVTEELHLITFTLAYAYCGLELKLETSTLPFVIISNNNQLSSAWASVLWFNMLSPNPKDQQFFTTPPPAPWPRLAEVLSWQFQSTAERGLSREHLHMLAEKLFGSKPPPDSALPWTKFSKDGAAGFSFWAWLDGILALLHDHLKQLWKDGLILGFVSRKQEKKLLKVKRSGTFLIRFSESVLGGVTCTWVEHPESGPPAFRAVVPYTAAELASLALPDIIRDYQLLAEENIPENPLLFLYPDVARDEAFGPYYSQRQEGILTKKKEYLNQRLIRVSSRQPHETWQTQEELVMTTEDLETLRLNSGGQQPVSPGTVPGGDRTPGTPQAVSPGLQQAVAAGLGMQQPGSQIPVLPSPQQLGSGSLGVLQTGMGDLGLPVVLQVVQVGPGGQGVLPIGGGAVGPLLGSGTAELLLGNGAAELLPSGLGDLEGLPLQEPELEVGAGQLEATELLPTLDDSAVLLDPSDPFLPQSEDVALPATASLFTADGDFPPLHIDASDFQ; translated from the exons aTGGCGCAGTGGCAGGAGGTGCAGCAGTTGCCCCCCACCCACCTGGAACGCGTACACCAACTGTACACCAACGCCGCGCTGCCCATGACCGTCCGGCAGAGCCTGGCGGATTGGATCGAGGACCAGGACTg GCAGCAGGCGGCCGAGCCCTTCTCGTCCCACGCGCGGATGCTGTTCCATTCGCTGCTGAcgctgctgggggagcagctgggcagcctggggcCGGGCGATGAGGACTTCATGCTGAAGCACAACCTGCGCAAGGCGCGCATCGACCTGCAG GCTGCCTTTGAGGAGCACCCCGAGAACTTTGCCAACCTGGTGGCCaatctgctgcaggaggagcggTGCATCCTGCGGAGGGCGCAGGCGAAGGGGCAG GTGGAGGccaccccagcacccagcacggcctcacagagcagccaggagcaggagaTCCAGCAGCGCCTGACCGAGTTCCGCACCGCTCTGCAG gAAGCTGAGCGTGCATTCCGACACATGGAGGACCTGCAGGACACCTTTGACTTCAGCTACAAGATGTACTACCGGCCGG gcCAGGACCACTCCCACGACCCTCAGTACGCACAGCACATCCAAGCACTCCAGGCCAAGCTGCAGTCCCTGGACCGGCAGCGACGG GAGGTGGTGGCGCAgattcagcagctgctggggcgCAGTGAGACCCTGCGGGacttcctgcagcaggagctgagcgcGTGGCATGAGAGGCAGCAGCGCAGCTGCCTGGGAGCCCCCACTGAtacctgcctgctgcagctgcagggctg GTTCACGGCGCTGGGCGAGGggctcttccagctgctgcagctgctgcggGCAGTGGGAGAGCTGCGACAAAAGGTGACCTACGAGCAGGACCCGCTGCAGTCCGAGCTGCCGCTGCTGGAGAAgcggctgcaggagcagctcacCTGCCTGCTGCAAAG tgcctTCGTGgtggagcagcagccctgcatgcCCAACACCCCCAAGCGCCCGCTGGTGCTGCGGACGGCCAACAAGTTCTGCACGCGCGCCCGCCTGCTGGTCCGCCTGCACGACCGCAACCACCGCATGGAGGCCAACATCCACATCGACAG GGACCCACCGAAGACGCGAGG GTTCCGCAAATTCAACATCCTGACCTCGAGCAGCAAAACCGTCCTGGTTGGGGACAGCCCCCGGGAGGGGTTGGTCTGCGACTTCCAGTACCTC ACACTGAAGGAGCAGAAGGGTGGAGGGTCGGGCAAAGGCAGCAGAGGCACCAATGAG GGTCCCCTGGCTGTGACTGAGGAGCTTCATCTCATCACCTTCACGCTGGCATATGCATACTGTGGGCTGGAGCTGAAGCTTGAG ACCTCCACGCTGCCCTTCGTCATCATCTCCAACAACAACCAGCTCTCCAGCGCCTGGGCCTCCGTGCTCTGGTTCAACATGCTGAGCCCCAACCCCAAG GACCAACAGTTCTTCACCacaccacccccagccccatggcccCGGCTGGCAGAGGTGCTGAGTTGGCAGttccaaagcacagctgagcGGGGCCTGAGCCGGGAGCACCTGCACATGTTGGCTGAGAAGCTCTTCG gctcaAAGCCACCTCCGGACAGTGCCTTACCCTGGACCAAGTTCTCCAAG GATGGTGCTGCGGGTTTCTCCTTCTGGGCCTggctggatgggatcctggcGCTGCTGCACGACCACTTGAAGCAGCTCTGGAAGGATGG gctcaTCCTGGGCTTCGTGAGCCgtaaacaggaaaagaaactgctgaagGTGAAGCGGTCGGGAACGTTCCTGATTCGGTTCAGTGAGAGCGTGCTGGGGGGGGTCACCTGCACCTGGGTGGAGCACCCCGAGAGCG gaccccccgCCTTCCGTGCCGTCGTCCCCTACACCGCAGCCGAGCTGGCATCGCTGGCGCTGCCCGACATCATCCGTGATTACCAACTGCTGGCAGAGGAGAACATCCCCGAGAACCCATTGCTCTTCCTCTACCCCGACGTGGCCCGTGACGAAGCCTTTGGGCCCTACTACAGCCAACGGCAAGAGG gGATCCTGACCAAGAAGAAGGAGTACCTGAACCAGCGCCTCATCCGCGTGTCCTCCAG GCAGCCCCATGAGACGTGGCAGACGCAGGAGGAGTTGGTGATGACCACGGAGGACCTGGAGACGCTGAGGTTGAATAGCGGTGGGCAACAGCCCGTGAGCCCGGGGACGGTGCCAGGGGGGGACAGGACCCCCGGGACACCTCAGGCTGtgagcccagggctgcagcaggcgGTGGCTGCGGGACTGGGGATGCAGCAGCCAGGATCCCAAATCCCGGTGCTGCCATCCCCGCAGCAATTGGGGTCAGGGAGTTTGGGGGTGCTGCAGACAGGGATGGGGGACCTGGGGCTGCCCGTTGTGCTGCAGGTGGTGCAGGTGGGGCCCGGGGGGCAGGGGGTGCTGCCCATAGGGGGCGGTGCCGTAGGGCCGCTGTTGGGGAGCGgtactgcagagctgctgttggggAACGGCGCCGCGGAGCTGCTGCCGTCGGGGCTGGGGGACCTGGAGGGGCTGCCGCTGCAGGAGCCGGAGCTGGAGGTGGGAGCGGGGCAGCTGGAGGCGACGGAGCTGCTGCCCACCCTGGACG ACAGCGCCGTGCTCCTGGACCCCAGCGACCCCTTCCTGCCGCAGTCCGAGGACGTGGCCCTGCCGGCCACCGCTTCGCTCTTCACTGCAGACGGCGATTTCCCACCGCTCCACATCGACGCCAGCGACTTCCAGTGA
- the APOF gene encoding apolipoprotein F, whose translation MGADSGGYKGAVEGGWGGGTARRRWCGDSGDCEWRPRAATMGRTLLFLLLLLLLLQGRGETATTAPPGGDRGRTAAVRALLAEVAPPLQALRGREVPCGALLPDALPGFSRIPPLPRAMSRASLALALSVAGCGAEAEAAARELYRELSPPAATALLRGLAGLRDVPADRTLPLLSSLARLRQRCTPPRNGTRSGTFRCRREAEDGACSPPGEREAHGVLEWVPGVNAVYNLGSGLYFAFQGCELLASERALQAAEDLGYAALTALTGGGPVAVGIRFGLQPGIKAGVRALYGYFTADGEPPTAPSAHSGPVLVV comes from the exons ATGGGCGCTGATAGCGGCGGTTATAAAGGGGCCGTggaggggggatggggggggggcacagcgcGGCGGCGGTGGTGCGGGGACAGCGGGGACTGCGAGTG GCGCCCCCGAGCCGCCACCATGGGCCGcactctgctcttcctcctcctcctcctcctcctcctgcagggccGGGGGGAAACCGCGACCACCGCCCCCCCGGGGGGTGACAGAGGGCGGACCGCGGCGGTGCGGGCGCTGCTGGCGGAGGTCGCTCCCCCACTGCAGGCGTTGCGGGGCCGGGAGGTTCCGTGCGGGGCGCTGCTCCCCGACGCCCTCCCCGGTTTCTCCCGCATCCCCCCTCTGCCCCGCGCCATGTCCCGCGCCTCGTTGGCGCTGGCGCTGAGCGTGGCCGGGTGCGGGGCggaggcggaggcggcggcgcgggAGCTGTACCGGGAGCTGAGCCCCCCCGCGGCCACCGCTCTGCTGCGGGGTCTGGCCGGGCTGCGGGACGTCCCCGCGGACCGTACGCTGCCGCTGCTCTCCAGCCTGGCCCGACTGCGGCAGCGCTGCACTCCGCCCCGCAACGGGACCCGCAGCGGGACGTTCCGGTGCCGTCGGGAGGCGGAGGACGGCGCGTGCAGCCCCCCCGGGGAGCGCGAGGCGCACGGGGTGCTCGAGTGGGTGCCGGGCGTCAACGCCGTCTACAACCTCGGCAGCGGCCTCTACTTCGCCTTCCAGGGCTGCGAGCTGCTCGCGTCCGAGCGGGCGCTGCAGGCGGCCGAGGATTTGGGCTACGCGGCGCTGACGGCGCTCACCGGGGGCGGCCCCGTGGCCGTGGGGATCCGGTTCGGGCTGCAGCCCGGCATCAAAGCCGGGGTCCGCGCGCTCTACGGCTACTTCACTGCCGACGGGGAACCCCCGACGGCGCCCAGCGCTCACAGCGGCCCCGTCCTCGTGGTGTGA